The following are encoded in a window of Cucurbita pepo subsp. pepo cultivar mu-cu-16 chromosome LG12, ASM280686v2, whole genome shotgun sequence genomic DNA:
- the LOC111806488 gene encoding RNA-binding protein with multiple splicing 2-like isoform X2, protein MAGTGIHPYHQQWPAAAAAPPLPPPQAATAAPPPIPHPHPPQILVDNPSRHASDEVRTIFITGLPEDVKERELQNLLRWLPGYEASQVNFKGEKPMGFALFSNGQLAIAAKDALQDMVFDAESKSVLHTEMAKKNLFVKRGIVADANAYDQSKRLRTGGDYAHTRYSSPSPFHAPPPPIWGPHGYMAPPPPPYDPYGGYPVPPVPIPAPAPVPAPSSYVPVQNTKDNPPCNTLFIGNLGENVNEEELRGLLSVQSGFKQMKILRQERHTVCFIEFEDVNTATNVHHNLQGAVIPSSGSVGMRIQFSKNPFGKRKDATYPVSAAGANGTPQAMAYQ, encoded by the exons ATGGCCGGCACTGGAATCCACCCGTATCACCAGCAATGGCCTGCGGCGGCCGCtgctcctcctcttcctccaccACAAGCTGCCACCGCCGCTCCCCCTCCTATTCCTCACCCTCATCCTCCTCAGATCCTCGTCGACAACCCCAGTCGTCATGCCTCCGATGAG GTTCGAACTATATTTATAACAGGTCTTCCTGAAGAtgtaaaagagagagagctaCAGAATCTTCTCAGATGGTTACCTGGTTACGAGGCCTCGCAAGTAAATTTTAAAGGCGAAAAGCCTATGGGTTTTGCTCTATTCTCCAATGGCCAGCTTGCTATTGCCGCTAAAGATGCCCTTCAG GATATGGTTTTTGATGCGGAGTCTAAGTCAGTGTTGCACACGGAGATGGCCAAGAAAAATCTCTTTGTTAAACGAG GCATTGTTGCTGATGCAAATGCTTATGACCAAAGTAAACGTTTGAGAACTGGTGGTGACTATGCCCACACCAGATATTCAAGCCCGTCGCCTTTTCATGCACCTCCACCCCCTATTTGGGGGCCTCATGG GTATATGGctccacctcctcctccataTGATCCGTATGGAGGTTACCCGGTTCCTCCTGTACCTATACCTGCTCCTGCACCTGTACCAGCACCTAGCAGCTATGTGCCTGTTCAG AACACTAAAGATAATCCTCCTTGCAATACCCTGTTTATTGGTAATCTGGGGGAAAATGTAAATGAAGAGGAACTCAGAGGTCTTTTAAGCGT ACAATCTGGATTTAAGCAAATGAAGATTCTGAGGCAGGAAAGGCACACGGTCTGCTTCATTGAGTTTGAA GACGTGAACACTGCCACCAATGTGCATCATAATTTGCAGGGTGCTGTTATTCCTAGTTCTGGCTCTGTGGGCATGAGAATACA ATTTTCTAAGAACCCATTTGGGAAACGGAAGGATGCTACCTACCCTGTTTCTGCTGCTGGCGCCAACGGAACTCCACAAGCTATGGCATACCAATAG
- the LOC111806488 gene encoding RNA-binding protein with multiple splicing 2-like isoform X1, translating into MAGTGIHPYHQQWPAAAAAPPLPPPQAATAAPPPIPHPHPPQILVDNPSRHASDEVRTIFITGLPEDVKERELQNLLRWLPGYEASQVNFKGEKPMGFALFSNGQLAIAAKDALQDMVFDAESKSVLHTEMAKKNLFVKRGIVADANAYDQSKRLRTGGDYAHTRYSSPSPFHAPPPPIWGPHGYMAPPPPPYDPYGGYPVPPVPIPAPAPVPAPSSYVPVQNTKDNPPCNTLFIGNLGENVNEEELRGLLSVQSGFKQMKILRQERHTVCFIEFEDVNTATNVHHNLQGAVIPSSGSVGMRIQYPFLHQNFLFDASYRTILPILLVLVNWKLSLPGNASVKSERFIKFNG; encoded by the exons ATGGCCGGCACTGGAATCCACCCGTATCACCAGCAATGGCCTGCGGCGGCCGCtgctcctcctcttcctccaccACAAGCTGCCACCGCCGCTCCCCCTCCTATTCCTCACCCTCATCCTCCTCAGATCCTCGTCGACAACCCCAGTCGTCATGCCTCCGATGAG GTTCGAACTATATTTATAACAGGTCTTCCTGAAGAtgtaaaagagagagagctaCAGAATCTTCTCAGATGGTTACCTGGTTACGAGGCCTCGCAAGTAAATTTTAAAGGCGAAAAGCCTATGGGTTTTGCTCTATTCTCCAATGGCCAGCTTGCTATTGCCGCTAAAGATGCCCTTCAG GATATGGTTTTTGATGCGGAGTCTAAGTCAGTGTTGCACACGGAGATGGCCAAGAAAAATCTCTTTGTTAAACGAG GCATTGTTGCTGATGCAAATGCTTATGACCAAAGTAAACGTTTGAGAACTGGTGGTGACTATGCCCACACCAGATATTCAAGCCCGTCGCCTTTTCATGCACCTCCACCCCCTATTTGGGGGCCTCATGG GTATATGGctccacctcctcctccataTGATCCGTATGGAGGTTACCCGGTTCCTCCTGTACCTATACCTGCTCCTGCACCTGTACCAGCACCTAGCAGCTATGTGCCTGTTCAG AACACTAAAGATAATCCTCCTTGCAATACCCTGTTTATTGGTAATCTGGGGGAAAATGTAAATGAAGAGGAACTCAGAGGTCTTTTAAGCGT ACAATCTGGATTTAAGCAAATGAAGATTCTGAGGCAGGAAAGGCACACGGTCTGCTTCATTGAGTTTGAA GACGTGAACACTGCCACCAATGTGCATCATAATTTGCAGGGTGCTGTTATTCCTAGTTCTGGCTCTGTGGGCATGAGAATACAATAtccttttcttcatcaaaattttctattcgATGCTAGTTATAGAACGATCTTACCTATCCTATTGGTACTTGTAAATTGGAAGTTGTCTTTGCCTGGAAATGCAAGTGTCAAGAGTGAGCgatttatcaaatttaatgGTTGA